The window CTTGCGGATTGGGCGGACTTCTTGGAGGATCAACCAATCCTCCGATGGCCGCAACCCATCGGCCGGCCCGCGGCACGCCCATGGGCCGACCACCCACGACCACGGGAGAATGCCCATGAAGCTGCTGCGTGTCGGACCCGTCGGGTCGGAGCGCCCCGCGCTGCTCGACCAGGACGGGACCCTGCGTGACCTGTCCGGCGTGATCACGGATGTGGACGGCAGCCTGCTCGCCGACGACGCTGTGCTGTCCCGGGTACGGGACGCGGCCGCGTCCGGCGAGCTTCCGGTCCTGGGCGCCGAAGGGCTGCGGATCGGTGCGCCGGTCGGTCGCATCGGCAAGGTCGTGGGCATCGGGCTGAACTACTTCGGGCACGCGGCGGAGATCGGCGCGGAGCCGCCGGCCGAGCCGATCCTGTTCCTCAAGGCCGCGGACACCGTGGGCGGCCCCGACGACATCGTGCTGATCCCGCGCGGCAGCGTGAAGACCGACTGGGAGGCCGAGCTCGGCGTCGTCATCGGCGCCACCGCCCGCTACCTGGACTCCGCCGAGGAGGGCCTCGCGCACGTCGGCGGCTACGTACTGGTCAACGACGTCTCGGAGCGCGAGTTCCAGATCGAGCGCGGCGGCACCTGGGACAAGGGCAAGAACTGCGAGACCTTCACCCCGCTCGGCCCCTGGCTGGTCACCGCCGACGAGGTCCCGGACCCGCAGGTCCTGGACGTGAAGCTGTGGGTCAACGGCGAGCTCAAGCAGGACGGGAACACCTCGGACCAGATCTTCCCGGTCGGCGAGGTCGTCCGGTACCTGAGCCGTTTCATGACCCTGTACCCGGGCGACGTCATCGTCACCGGTACGCCGGCCGGAGTGGCCATGGG of the Streptomyces sp. NBC_01294 genome contains:
- a CDS encoding fumarylacetoacetate hydrolase family protein, producing the protein MKLLRVGPVGSERPALLDQDGTLRDLSGVITDVDGSLLADDAVLSRVRDAAASGELPVLGAEGLRIGAPVGRIGKVVGIGLNYFGHAAEIGAEPPAEPILFLKAADTVGGPDDIVLIPRGSVKTDWEAELGVVIGATARYLDSAEEGLAHVGGYVLVNDVSEREFQIERGGTWDKGKNCETFTPLGPWLVTADEVPDPQVLDVKLWVNGELKQDGNTSDQIFPVGEVVRYLSRFMTLYPGDVIVTGTPAGVAMGQPEPKPYLRAGDVVELEIEGLGRQRQEFKSA